From the Natrarchaeobaculum aegyptiacum genome, one window contains:
- a CDS encoding helix-turn-helix transcriptional regulator → MSTRFDAGEGTETRELLHFLTQETRFSLLANVLGHPEGMPSMYELEQLNPSVSEATVYKHVQKLVDAGVLEAVTLPEEQRQQGYPWKFYRASDEGREFLERHNLLAAEETLEALYGTIEDKPEKMVRYENAPRPDLE, encoded by the coding sequence ATGAGCACTCGGTTCGACGCCGGCGAGGGGACCGAAACCCGCGAATTGCTGCATTTTTTGACCCAGGAGACCCGCTTTTCCCTGCTGGCGAACGTCCTCGGCCACCCCGAGGGGATGCCGTCGATGTACGAACTCGAGCAGTTGAATCCGAGCGTGAGCGAGGCCACCGTCTACAAACACGTCCAGAAACTGGTCGACGCGGGCGTCCTCGAGGCCGTCACGCTCCCCGAGGAGCAGCGCCAGCAAGGCTACCCGTGGAAATTCTATCGAGCGAGCGACGAGGGTCGGGAGTTCCTCGAGCGACACAACCTGCTCGCTGCCGAAGAGACCCTCGAGGCCCTCTACGGGACGATCGAGGACAAACCCGAGAAGATGGTCCGGTACGAGAACGCGCCGCGACCCGACCTCGAGTGA
- the ureC gene encoding urease subunit alpha produces the protein MSRDLSRREYTDLFGPTAGDRLRLGDTNLLAKIETDHTVPGEEAVFGGGKTMRDGMGMQSGTTQAEGTLDWAFTNVVILDPVLGVRKGDIGVRNGHIVGVGKAGNPDTMDDVDMVIGSSTDTVPGDGLIATAGALDIHVHFNSPQLVDHALASGVTTMLGGGFGGGATTCTPGPENIKRLLQAAEEWPVNVGVYGKGNSSGPEAIYEQIEAGACGLKLHEDWGSTPAAIDTCLEVADEEDVQVCIHTDTLNESGFVEHTFDAIDGRTIHTFHIEGAGGGHAPDVLELIGHEHMLPSSTNPSMPYTENTFDEHLDMVMVCHHLNPDVPEDVAFAESRIRAETIGAEDVLHDTGAISMMTSDSQAMGRMAEVICRTWQTAHKMKAQRGPLPADEGTGADNARIERYVAKYTINPAITAGIDDDVGSLEPGKLADVVLWKPAFFGIKPEVVIKGGFPVYSQMGEANGSLMTCEPVMARERAGAQGRAKHDLSVTFVSEAAHEDDVGERYDLKTPVRPVRDTRAIEKSDMLHNDHCPDDIEIDPQTFEVQVGEERSSSSTRTQSDDDGEHVTCDPADEIPLAQRYLL, from the coding sequence ATGAGTCGGGACCTGTCCCGGCGGGAGTACACCGACCTGTTCGGACCGACGGCGGGGGACCGACTCCGTCTCGGCGACACGAATCTGCTCGCGAAGATCGAGACGGACCACACGGTTCCCGGCGAGGAGGCGGTCTTCGGCGGCGGGAAGACGATGCGCGACGGCATGGGGATGCAGTCGGGGACGACCCAGGCCGAGGGAACGCTCGACTGGGCCTTTACGAACGTCGTGATTCTCGATCCAGTCCTCGGCGTCCGAAAGGGAGATATCGGTGTGCGAAACGGCCACATCGTCGGCGTCGGGAAGGCGGGCAACCCCGACACGATGGACGACGTCGACATGGTGATCGGCTCGAGTACGGACACGGTTCCCGGTGACGGGCTGATCGCCACGGCCGGGGCGCTCGACATTCACGTCCACTTCAACAGTCCGCAGCTGGTCGATCACGCGCTCGCCTCGGGCGTGACGACGATGCTCGGGGGCGGGTTTGGCGGCGGGGCGACGACCTGTACGCCGGGCCCGGAGAACATCAAACGACTCTTGCAGGCCGCAGAAGAGTGGCCGGTCAACGTCGGCGTCTACGGCAAAGGCAACAGCAGCGGCCCCGAGGCAATCTACGAACAGATCGAGGCCGGTGCCTGCGGGCTCAAACTCCACGAGGACTGGGGCTCGACGCCCGCGGCGATCGACACCTGCCTCGAGGTCGCCGACGAGGAGGACGTCCAGGTCTGCATCCACACGGACACGCTCAACGAGTCGGGTTTCGTCGAGCATACCTTCGACGCCATCGACGGCCGGACGATCCACACCTTCCACATCGAGGGTGCCGGCGGCGGTCACGCCCCGGACGTCCTCGAGTTGATCGGCCACGAGCACATGCTGCCCTCGTCGACGAACCCGTCGATGCCCTACACGGAGAACACGTTCGACGAACATCTGGACATGGTGATGGTCTGTCACCACCTGAACCCGGACGTGCCGGAGGACGTCGCCTTCGCCGAGTCGCGCATCCGCGCGGAGACCATCGGCGCGGAGGACGTCCTTCACGACACGGGAGCCATCTCGATGATGACCTCCGATTCGCAGGCGATGGGACGGATGGCCGAGGTCATCTGCCGGACGTGGCAGACTGCCCACAAGATGAAGGCCCAGCGCGGCCCGCTGCCGGCGGACGAGGGCACCGGCGCGGACAACGCCCGCATCGAACGCTACGTCGCGAAGTACACGATCAACCCGGCGATCACCGCGGGCATCGACGACGACGTCGGTTCGCTCGAGCCCGGCAAACTCGCCGACGTCGTCCTCTGGAAGCCCGCGTTCTTCGGGATCAAGCCGGAGGTCGTGATCAAGGGTGGCTTCCCGGTCTACTCCCAGATGGGCGAGGCCAACGGCTCGCTGATGACCTGCGAGCCGGTGATGGCCAGAGAGCGCGCTGGTGCCCAGGGGCGGGCAAAGCACGACCTCTCGGTCACGTTCGTCAGCGAGGCAGCCCACGAAGACGACGTCGGCGAACGCTACGACCTGAAGACGCCGGTACGCCCGGTCCGGGACACTCGAGCGATCGAGAAGTCCGATATGTTACACAACGATCACTGCCCGGACGACATCGAGATCGACCCACAGACGTTCGAGGTGCAGGTCGGCGAGGAGCGAAGCTCCTCGAGCACTCGGACGCAGTCCGATGACGACGGCGAGCACGTCACCTGCGACCCGGCCGACGAAATCCCGCTCGCACAGCGATACCTGTTATGA
- a CDS encoding aldo/keto reductase — MEYTTLGTTGTTVSRICLGCMSFGSSDWREWVLEDEESKEIIDRAIDLGINFFDTANVYSLGESERILGEALEGRREEAVVATKVFLQMREADPNSGGLSRKTIEQELEASLDRLGMDTVDLYQTHRWDRKTPIETTMRALDDAVRRGQVRYVGASSMWAHQFAEALHTSDHLGLERFVTMQNHYNLVYREEEREMLPLCEKEEVGVVPWSPLARGYLTRPHEEIDATTRGETEEHMYEHPYRDGGGQEINERVAELAADKGVTMAQIALAWLLHKDWVDAPIVGTTSVEHLEQAVEALEIDLSASDMAYLEEPYEPVEVSGHR, encoded by the coding sequence ATGGAGTACACGACACTCGGTACCACGGGAACGACGGTGAGTCGGATCTGCCTCGGCTGTATGAGCTTCGGCTCGAGCGACTGGCGCGAGTGGGTACTCGAGGACGAGGAGAGCAAGGAGATCATCGACCGGGCGATCGACCTCGGAATCAACTTCTTCGATACGGCGAACGTCTACTCGCTGGGTGAATCGGAACGCATCCTCGGCGAAGCGCTCGAAGGTCGGCGCGAGGAGGCCGTCGTCGCCACGAAAGTGTTCCTCCAGATGCGCGAGGCCGATCCGAACTCGGGTGGACTCTCCCGGAAGACGATCGAACAGGAACTCGAGGCGAGTCTCGATCGACTCGGGATGGACACGGTCGACCTCTACCAGACCCACCGCTGGGACCGCAAGACCCCGATCGAGACGACGATGCGGGCGCTCGACGACGCCGTTCGTCGCGGACAGGTCCGGTACGTCGGTGCCTCCTCGATGTGGGCCCACCAGTTCGCCGAGGCGCTACACACGAGTGACCACCTCGGCCTCGAGCGGTTCGTCACGATGCAGAATCACTACAACCTCGTCTATCGCGAGGAAGAACGCGAGATGCTGCCGCTGTGTGAGAAAGAAGAGGTTGGAGTCGTGCCGTGGTCGCCGCTGGCTCGGGGCTACCTCACCCGTCCACACGAAGAAATCGACGCGACGACTCGCGGCGAGACAGAAGAGCACATGTACGAGCACCCGTACCGCGACGGCGGTGGGCAGGAGATCAACGAGCGCGTCGCCGAACTGGCCGCGGACAAGGGTGTCACGATGGCTCAGATCGCGCTCGCGTGGCTGCTCCACAAAGACTGGGTCGACGCACCCATCGTCGGCACGACGAGCGTCGAACACCTAGAACAGGCCGTCGAAGCCCTCGAGATCGACCTCTCCGCATCGGACATGGCCTATCTCGAGGAACCGTACGAGCCGGTCGAGGTGTCGGGACACCGCTGA
- a CDS encoding urease subunit gamma, with the protein MNLSPKESERLTIFMAAELARRRKARGVKLNHPETVAYISDWACEAARDGKSVSRIRAEATQLLTREDVMDGVPEMVGMIQVEPVFPDGTKLVTVHDPIRADSRDQLEGEPPSPDPNPTARAVDGAGRVDDPSGVASATNDDAAEGDS; encoded by the coding sequence ATGAACCTCTCACCGAAAGAATCCGAACGACTCACGATCTTCATGGCAGCAGAGCTCGCCCGCCGGCGGAAGGCCCGCGGCGTGAAACTCAACCACCCCGAGACGGTCGCGTACATCTCCGACTGGGCATGCGAGGCCGCTCGAGACGGCAAGTCCGTCTCCCGAATCCGTGCGGAGGCGACCCAGCTCCTCACCCGCGAGGACGTCATGGACGGCGTTCCCGAGATGGTCGGCATGATCCAGGTCGAGCCCGTCTTCCCCGACGGCACCAAGCTCGTCACCGTCCACGACCCAATCCGGGCTGACAGTCGCGATCAGCTCGAGGGCGAGCCGCCGTCGCCGGACCCGAACCCGACGGCTCGAGCGGTCGATGGTGCCGGTCGTGTCGACGACCCCTCGGGCGTTGCCAGCGCCACGAATGACGATGCCGCGGAGGGTGATTCCTGA
- the ureE gene encoding urease accessory protein UreE produces MERIDTVLGNVHADDDLAVARDDHDRAGTLERLVIDADRRRRSRFRTTTDAGTDVGVVLERAALSAGDVLLCEDDRMIVVAFEPLEAFAVDLPEPSPATLEAAVELGHRVGNQHWDLAVEAGTVYVPLEADRHIVERVVADVVPGSEIREVTVEADLFVTDVDAEPSEHDHHHHDSSHEHEHGHTHDHGHSDGDQHHSHARCHDDGDAHHHHHGHDHTHDHDH; encoded by the coding sequence ATGGAGCGAATCGATACCGTCCTCGGCAACGTCCACGCCGACGACGACCTGGCGGTTGCACGCGACGACCACGACCGTGCCGGCACGCTCGAGCGGCTGGTGATCGACGCCGACCGTCGTCGCCGCTCGCGCTTCCGGACGACGACCGACGCGGGGACCGACGTCGGCGTGGTCCTCGAGCGGGCGGCGCTCTCGGCAGGGGACGTCCTCCTGTGTGAGGACGACCGGATGATCGTCGTCGCCTTCGAACCGCTGGAGGCCTTCGCCGTCGACTTGCCCGAGCCCTCGCCAGCGACGCTCGAGGCCGCGGTCGAACTCGGTCACCGTGTCGGGAACCAGCACTGGGATCTCGCGGTCGAAGCGGGGACGGTCTACGTCCCGCTCGAGGCCGATCGCCACATCGTCGAGCGCGTCGTCGCGGACGTGGTGCCGGGCTCCGAGATCCGGGAGGTGACCGTCGAGGCGGATCTGTTCGTGACCGACGTGGATGCCGAACCGTCGGAGCACGATCACCACCATCACGACTCGAGTCACGAACACGAACACGGCCATACGCACGACCACGGACACAGTGACGGTGATCAGCACCACAGTCACGCGCGCTGCCACGACGACGGCGACGCTCACCACCATCACCACGGCCACGACCACACCCACGACCATGACCACTGA
- a CDS encoding urease accessory protein UreD, whose product MSTAEAVDPDANRLPPAFEAYAEEPLEQAPAMGPGKNGLLEATLARSGDAPTRLVRDHVKVPYHLTGTLETDPAPGLTTLVTQEPTGGVAQGDCHRMVIDATAGSRAHVTTQSATKVHSMQANYAHLDASLTVESGAYLEYMPGSTIVNEDARCLQTVGLDLEPGSVAVVSDVLVPDGLSDHEPFGFDHYHARVEATCDGTLVCADAVDLRPAERDPRDPASVGEYGVVGSLYVFAPTGDEGSLVEDAPTPPLESLTEAIADRLDDLAAVHAGVSTLPADSGTIVRVLGHQERAVTAAIRTAWDETRQQTLGVGTPADRRY is encoded by the coding sequence GTGAGCACCGCCGAGGCGGTCGACCCCGACGCGAACCGTCTGCCGCCCGCGTTCGAGGCCTACGCCGAGGAACCCCTCGAGCAGGCCCCTGCGATGGGACCGGGAAAGAACGGGCTGCTCGAGGCGACCCTCGCCCGCTCGGGCGACGCGCCAACGCGACTCGTCCGCGATCACGTCAAGGTGCCCTACCACCTCACCGGAACACTCGAGACCGATCCCGCCCCCGGCCTGACGACGCTCGTCACCCAGGAGCCTACGGGCGGCGTCGCCCAGGGTGACTGCCACCGGATGGTGATCGACGCGACCGCCGGGTCGCGCGCTCACGTGACGACCCAGAGCGCGACAAAGGTCCACAGCATGCAGGCGAACTACGCCCACCTCGACGCCTCGCTCACCGTCGAATCCGGCGCGTACCTCGAGTACATGCCCGGCTCGACCATCGTCAACGAGGACGCCCGCTGTCTCCAGACGGTGGGCCTCGACCTCGAGCCCGGATCGGTCGCCGTCGTCTCGGACGTGCTCGTCCCGGACGGACTCAGCGACCACGAGCCGTTCGGGTTCGATCACTACCACGCACGAGTCGAGGCGACCTGCGACGGGACGCTCGTCTGTGCGGACGCGGTCGACCTTCGGCCAGCCGAACGCGACCCGCGGGACCCCGCGAGCGTCGGCGAGTACGGCGTCGTCGGTTCGCTGTACGTGTTCGCTCCCACAGGCGACGAGGGAAGCCTCGTCGAGGATGCCCCGACACCACCCCTCGAGTCCCTGACCGAAGCCATCGCCGACCGACTCGACGACCTCGCGGCCGTCCACGCGGGCGTCTCGACCCTGCCTGCAGATTCGGGAACGATCGTCCGCGTGCTCGGCCATCAGGAACGGGCGGTCACCGCGGCGATTCGGACGGCGTGGGACGAGACGAGACAGCAGACGCTTGGCGTCGGCACACCAGCCGACCGTCGGTACTGA
- a CDS encoding transcription initiation factor IIB: protein MPTTKTESRRRTDARNRTTRSERTNGADECPECDSRLRRDEEQTFCESCGLVVSDDRIDRGPEWRAFDANERDRKSRVGAPTTTMLHDRGLSTTIDWRDRDGYGEALSNDRRRQFQRLRRWDQRFRTKDATDRNLQHALGEIERMGSALGIPDDTCETASVIYRRALGADLLPGRSIEGMATAALYAAIRQAGIPRSIDELATVSRIDYLEATRAYRYLLRELELPMAPPDPLEYVPRYASTLDLSNETERTAREVLEVGMEAGVHSGKHPVGLAAAALYAASRITDEYLTQEDVSAATDVSEVTIRNRYQELLELALESRDSIEAA, encoded by the coding sequence ATGCCGACGACGAAAACCGAGTCACGACGGCGGACGGACGCGAGGAACCGCACGACGCGATCGGAGCGAACGAACGGAGCCGACGAGTGTCCCGAGTGTGACAGTCGGCTCCGACGCGACGAGGAGCAAACGTTCTGTGAATCCTGCGGCCTCGTCGTCTCGGATGACCGGATCGACCGTGGTCCGGAGTGGCGAGCCTTCGACGCGAACGAACGGGACCGAAAATCCCGCGTCGGGGCACCAACCACGACGATGCTCCACGACCGCGGGCTCTCGACGACGATCGACTGGCGGGACAGAGACGGCTACGGCGAGGCACTGTCGAACGATCGACGACGGCAGTTCCAGCGGCTCCGCCGATGGGACCAGCGGTTTCGCACGAAAGACGCGACCGATCGGAACCTGCAACACGCACTCGGGGAGATAGAGCGGATGGGGAGTGCCCTCGGGATTCCTGACGACACCTGTGAAACTGCCAGTGTCATCTACCGGCGAGCTCTCGGGGCGGACCTGCTACCGGGCCGCTCGATCGAGGGAATGGCCACGGCAGCCCTCTACGCGGCGATCAGGCAGGCCGGCATCCCGCGATCGATCGACGAACTCGCGACCGTGAGCCGGATCGATTACCTCGAGGCGACGCGAGCCTACCGATACCTCCTGCGGGAACTCGAACTCCCGATGGCACCGCCGGATCCACTCGAGTACGTTCCCCGGTACGCCTCCACGCTCGACCTCTCGAACGAGACCGAACGGACCGCCCGCGAGGTCCTCGAGGTCGGGATGGAAGCCGGAGTTCACAGCGGCAAACACCCGGTCGGCCTCGCCGCAGCAGCCCTCTACGCAGCGTCCCGGATCACCGACGAATACCTGACCCAGGAGGACGTCTCGGCGGCGACCGACGTCAGCGAGGTCACCATCAGGAACCGGTATCAGGAGCTACTCGAACTCGCACTCGAGTCCCGGGACTCGATCGAGGCAGCGTGA
- a CDS encoding urease accessory protein UreF: MTTDSAAFLAALRLGDSFLPVGGYTASYGLEQYVNEGRVETATDLRKLLEAYLRRVVGPCETVALANAHAASAAGELETLLAVDERLHAVTMPREFRESSTKAGAKLAELLLEEGSAAADGGADVAVAADGRLEDGDAATGFAAAIAADETPGNYPVAFGVVAQSRGISRLEACLAHAHAFVTGLLGAAQRLGRFGHTEIQEVLEDLRPVLVEVCEHHVDDDPAAMAAFAPFAEIMGMRHERAGRRLFVS, encoded by the coding sequence ATGACCACTGATTCCGCTGCCTTCCTCGCCGCGCTCAGACTCGGGGACTCGTTCCTCCCCGTCGGCGGCTACACCGCCTCCTACGGCCTCGAGCAGTACGTCAACGAAGGCCGCGTCGAGACCGCTACCGACTTGCGGAAACTCCTCGAGGCCTACCTCCGGCGGGTCGTCGGTCCCTGCGAGACCGTCGCACTCGCGAACGCCCACGCGGCGAGTGCAGCGGGTGAGCTCGAGACCCTGCTGGCCGTCGACGAACGGCTCCACGCCGTCACGATGCCTCGAGAGTTCCGCGAGAGTTCGACGAAAGCCGGCGCGAAACTCGCCGAACTGTTGCTCGAAGAGGGGTCAGCCGCGGCTGACGGCGGGGCTGACGTCGCAGTGGCTGCCGATGGACGACTCGAGGATGGCGACGCAGCTACGGGATTCGCCGCGGCGATCGCTGCCGACGAGACGCCCGGCAACTATCCTGTCGCCTTCGGCGTCGTCGCCCAGTCGCGAGGGATCTCACGGCTCGAGGCCTGTCTGGCGCACGCGCACGCGTTCGTGACCGGGTTACTGGGAGCGGCCCAGCGACTCGGCCGGTTCGGCCACACCGAGATTCAGGAGGTGCTCGAGGACCTGCGACCGGTGCTGGTCGAGGTCTGTGAACACCACGTCGACGACGATCCGGCGGCGATGGCCGCGTTCGCTCCGTTCGCGGAAATCATGGGAATGCGCCACGAGCGCGCTGGACGGCGGCTCTTCGTCAGTTGA
- the ureC gene encoding urease subunit alpha, producing MTRELSSDEYAGLYGPTAGDRLRLADTSLVAEIEDDRITRGDEAVFGGGKTLRDGQGLEPGLTAEDGALDWVLTNLTVLDPVLGVLKADIGIKDGFIAGVGNAGNPETMDGVDDDLIVSANTEVISAEGMIATAGGIDAHVHFNSAQLPTHAIASGVTTMLGGGVGPSTVGIITSGERNLQLMMQAADAWPINFGFYGKGNSSRPAVIHEQVEAGAIALKIHEDWGATPAVIDTCLEVADETGVQVAIHTDTLNESGFVENTFDAIDGRTIHAFHIEGAGGGHAPDVLELVGKTHMLPSSTNPSMPYTENTFDEHLDMVMVCHHLNPDVPEDVSFAESRIRAETIAAEDVLHDEGAIAMMTTDSQAMGRMGELIARTWQTADKMKRQRGPLPEDADGGNDRDGNSNDNHRIKRYLAKYTINPAITAGIDDYVGSLEPGKLADVVLWKPAFFGIKPEVVIKGGFPAYSSMGEANASLMTCEPVMQRPQYGAFGGAKHTTSLQFVSQQAYDRDVGERYGLETPTAPVADTRSITTDDFVCNTYSPSVDVDAQTFEVSIDGEPVTCDPADEIALTQRYLL from the coding sequence ATGACACGAGAACTCTCATCCGACGAGTACGCTGGACTGTACGGTCCCACGGCGGGCGACCGACTGCGGCTCGCGGACACGTCGCTCGTCGCCGAAATCGAGGACGACCGAATCACCCGCGGCGACGAGGCCGTCTTCGGTGGCGGGAAGACACTCCGAGACGGTCAGGGGCTCGAGCCCGGTCTCACCGCCGAAGACGGGGCTCTCGACTGGGTGCTGACGAACCTCACGGTTCTCGATCCCGTTCTCGGCGTCCTGAAAGCCGATATCGGGATCAAGGATGGATTCATCGCCGGCGTCGGTAACGCCGGTAACCCTGAGACGATGGACGGCGTCGACGACGACCTGATCGTCAGCGCGAACACGGAGGTGATCTCTGCGGAGGGGATGATCGCCACCGCCGGGGGGATCGACGCCCACGTCCACTTCAACTCAGCCCAGTTGCCGACCCACGCCATCGCCTCGGGCGTGACGACGATGCTCGGCGGCGGCGTCGGTCCGTCGACGGTGGGCATCATCACCAGCGGCGAGCGCAACCTCCAACTGATGATGCAGGCGGCGGACGCCTGGCCGATCAACTTCGGCTTCTACGGCAAGGGCAACTCCTCCCGGCCGGCCGTCATCCACGAGCAGGTCGAGGCCGGCGCGATCGCACTGAAGATCCACGAGGACTGGGGCGCGACGCCCGCCGTGATCGACACCTGCCTCGAGGTGGCCGACGAGACCGGCGTGCAGGTGGCGATCCACACGGACACGCTCAACGAGTCGGGGTTCGTCGAGAACACCTTCGACGCCATCGACGGCCGGACGATCCACGCCTTCCACATCGAGGGCGCGGGTGGCGGCCACGCCCCCGACGTCCTCGAGCTCGTCGGCAAGACGCACATGTTACCGTCGTCGACGAACCCGTCGATGCCCTACACGGAGAACACGTTCGACGAACATCTGGACATGGTGATGGTCTGTCACCACCTCAACCCGGACGTGCCGGAGGACGTTTCCTTCGCCGAATCCCGCATCCGCGCCGAGACCATCGCCGCCGAGGACGTCCTCCACGACGAGGGAGCCATCGCGATGATGACGACCGACTCCCAGGCGATGGGCCGGATGGGCGAACTGATCGCCCGCACCTGGCAGACCGCGGACAAGATGAAGCGCCAGAGGGGGCCGCTTCCGGAGGATGCGGATGGGGGCAACGATCGGGACGGCAACAGCAACGACAACCACCGGATCAAACGCTACCTCGCCAAGTACACGATCAACCCGGCGATCACGGCGGGCATCGACGACTACGTCGGCTCGCTCGAGCCCGGAAAGCTCGCCGACGTCGTCCTCTGGAAGCCCGCGTTCTTCGGGATCAAGCCGGAGGTCGTGATCAAGGGCGGCTTCCCGGCGTACTCCTCGATGGGCGAGGCCAACGCCTCGCTGATGACCTGCGAGCCGGTGATGCAGCGACCCCAGTACGGGGCCTTCGGCGGTGCGAAACACACCACGAGCCTGCAGTTCGTCAGTCAGCAGGCCTACGACCGGGACGTCGGCGAGAGATACGGCCTCGAAACCCCGACGGCTCCCGTCGCCGACACCCGGTCGATCACGACCGACGACTTCGTCTGCAACACGTACAGCCCGTCCGTCGACGTCGACGCCCAGACGTTCGAGGTGTCGATCGACGGCGAACCAGTCACCTGCGATCCAGCAGACGAGATCGCACTCACCCAGCGGTACCTCCTATGA
- the ureG gene encoding urease accessory protein UreG produces MGYRDVAKVGLGGPVGSGKTALVRRLVPKLVEEGYEVGVIANDIMTQEDADVFRESFADLIPEDLVEGVETGACPHTGIREDPSMNLAAIDEFTERHPDLDVVLIESGGDNLAATFNPELADYFLFIISVAEGEDIPRKRGPGVTQADLLVVNKTDLAPYVDADLEVIDRDATAVRDGEPFVFTDCKSGEGIDAVLEHVEREVLFA; encoded by the coding sequence ATGGGGTACCGTGACGTCGCGAAGGTCGGCCTCGGTGGCCCCGTCGGCTCCGGGAAGACGGCCCTCGTCAGGCGACTCGTGCCGAAACTCGTCGAGGAAGGATACGAGGTCGGCGTCATCGCAAACGACATCATGACGCAGGAGGACGCCGACGTCTTCCGCGAGTCCTTCGCCGATCTCATCCCCGAGGACCTCGTCGAGGGCGTCGAAACCGGGGCCTGCCCGCACACGGGCATCCGCGAGGACCCCTCGATGAACCTCGCCGCCATCGACGAGTTCACCGAGCGTCACCCCGACCTCGACGTGGTCCTGATCGAGAGCGGCGGCGACAACCTCGCGGCCACCTTCAACCCCGAACTGGCCGATTACTTCCTGTTCATCATCAGCGTCGCCGAGGGCGAGGACATCCCCCGCAAGCGCGGGCCCGGTGTCACGCAAGCTGACCTCCTCGTGGTCAACAAGACCGACCTCGCCCCCTACGTCGACGCCGACCTCGAGGTGATCGACCGGGACGCGACCGCAGTCCGGGACGGAGAGCCGTTCGTCTTCACCGACTGCAAATCGGGCGAGGGAATCGACGCGGTTCTCGAACACGTCGAGCGGGAGGTGCTGTTCGCGTGA